The Oncorhynchus nerka isolate Pitt River linkage group LG12, Oner_Uvic_2.0, whole genome shotgun sequence genome includes a region encoding these proteins:
- the iah1 gene encoding isoamyl acetate-hydrolyzing esterase 1 homolog isoform X1 has protein sequence MSKIKNIIWPQVILFGDSITQFSFQPNGWGSEIANQLARLLMCCALKSTSEWERKCDVVNRGLSGYNSRWAKIVLPRLISKDSASSNHIAAVTVFFGANDCALEDKNPQQHIPLQEYSENLKDIVKHLGSVGVSADKVIFITPPPLHEPAWEKECVLKGSALNRLNSVAGQYAQACVQAAGQCGADVLDLWTLMQKDGQDFTGYLSDGLHLSEKGNQFVSQHLWTLLKSRVEELPFILPYWGDVDPKQPESGLLCD, from the exons ATGTCCAAAATCAAGAACATAATTTGGCCTCAAGTGATTTTATTTGGCGACTCGATCACACAG TTTTCATTCCAACCGAATGGATGGGGTTCCGAAATTGCAAATCAACTAGCCAG actgctgatgtgttgtgcactgaagtccacaagtgaatgggaaag AAAATGtgacgttgtgaacagagggttGTCAGGCTACAACTCCAGGTGGGCAAAGATTGTCTTGCCTCGCCTCATCTCCAAGGACAGTGCTTCAAGCAACCACATAGCTGCTGTCACGGTCTTCTTTGGTGCCAACGACTGTGCTTTAGAAG ATAAGAACCCACAGCAGCACATCCCATTGCAGGAGTACTCCGAGAACCTGAAGGACATTGTCAAACACCTGGGGTCTGTGGGTGTGTCTGCAGACAAGGTCATCTTCATCACTCCTCCACCTCTGCATGAGCCAGCCTGGGAGAAGGAGTGTGTCCTGAAAG GTAGTGCTCTGAACCGTCTCAACTCTGTGGCTGGCCAGTATGCCCAGGCCTGTGTGCAGGCTGCCGGTCAGTGTGGGGCAGACGTGCTGGACCTCTGGACTCTCATGCAGAaagatggacag GACTTCACAGGCTACCTCTCAGACGGGCTCCATCTCTCTGAGAAGGGGAACCAGTTTGTGTCACAGCATCTGTGGACGCTGTTGAAGAGCAGGGTGGAGGAGTTGCCCTTCATCCTGCCTTACTGGGGCGACGTAGACCCTAAACAGCCAGAGAGCGGTCTACTGTGCGACTGA
- the iah1 gene encoding isoamyl acetate-hydrolyzing esterase 1 homolog isoform X2 codes for MSKIKNIIWPQVILFGDSITQFSFQPNGWGSEIANQLARKCDVVNRGLSGYNSRWAKIVLPRLISKDSASSNHIAAVTVFFGANDCALEDKNPQQHIPLQEYSENLKDIVKHLGSVGVSADKVIFITPPPLHEPAWEKECVLKGSALNRLNSVAGQYAQACVQAAGQCGADVLDLWTLMQKDGQDFTGYLSDGLHLSEKGNQFVSQHLWTLLKSRVEELPFILPYWGDVDPKQPESGLLCD; via the exons ATGTCCAAAATCAAGAACATAATTTGGCCTCAAGTGATTTTATTTGGCGACTCGATCACACAG TTTTCATTCCAACCGAATGGATGGGGTTCCGAAATTGCAAATCAACTAGCCAG AAAATGtgacgttgtgaacagagggttGTCAGGCTACAACTCCAGGTGGGCAAAGATTGTCTTGCCTCGCCTCATCTCCAAGGACAGTGCTTCAAGCAACCACATAGCTGCTGTCACGGTCTTCTTTGGTGCCAACGACTGTGCTTTAGAAG ATAAGAACCCACAGCAGCACATCCCATTGCAGGAGTACTCCGAGAACCTGAAGGACATTGTCAAACACCTGGGGTCTGTGGGTGTGTCTGCAGACAAGGTCATCTTCATCACTCCTCCACCTCTGCATGAGCCAGCCTGGGAGAAGGAGTGTGTCCTGAAAG GTAGTGCTCTGAACCGTCTCAACTCTGTGGCTGGCCAGTATGCCCAGGCCTGTGTGCAGGCTGCCGGTCAGTGTGGGGCAGACGTGCTGGACCTCTGGACTCTCATGCAGAaagatggacag GACTTCACAGGCTACCTCTCAGACGGGCTCCATCTCTCTGAGAAGGGGAACCAGTTTGTGTCACAGCATCTGTGGACGCTGTTGAAGAGCAGGGTGGAGGAGTTGCCCTTCATCCTGCCTTACTGGGGCGACGTAGACCCTAAACAGCCAGAGAGCGGTCTACTGTGCGACTGA
- the iah1 gene encoding isoamyl acetate-hydrolyzing esterase 1 homolog isoform X3, which translates to MCCALKSTSEWERKCDVVNRGLSGYNSRWAKIVLPRLISKDSASSNHIAAVTVFFGANDCALEDKNPQQHIPLQEYSENLKDIVKHLGSVGVSADKVIFITPPPLHEPAWEKECVLKGSALNRLNSVAGQYAQACVQAAGQCGADVLDLWTLMQKDGQDFTGYLSDGLHLSEKGNQFVSQHLWTLLKSRVEELPFILPYWGDVDPKQPESGLLCD; encoded by the exons atgtgttgtgcactgaagtccacaagtgaatgggaaag AAAATGtgacgttgtgaacagagggttGTCAGGCTACAACTCCAGGTGGGCAAAGATTGTCTTGCCTCGCCTCATCTCCAAGGACAGTGCTTCAAGCAACCACATAGCTGCTGTCACGGTCTTCTTTGGTGCCAACGACTGTGCTTTAGAAG ATAAGAACCCACAGCAGCACATCCCATTGCAGGAGTACTCCGAGAACCTGAAGGACATTGTCAAACACCTGGGGTCTGTGGGTGTGTCTGCAGACAAGGTCATCTTCATCACTCCTCCACCTCTGCATGAGCCAGCCTGGGAGAAGGAGTGTGTCCTGAAAG GTAGTGCTCTGAACCGTCTCAACTCTGTGGCTGGCCAGTATGCCCAGGCCTGTGTGCAGGCTGCCGGTCAGTGTGGGGCAGACGTGCTGGACCTCTGGACTCTCATGCAGAaagatggacag GACTTCACAGGCTACCTCTCAGACGGGCTCCATCTCTCTGAGAAGGGGAACCAGTTTGTGTCACAGCATCTGTGGACGCTGTTGAAGAGCAGGGTGGAGGAGTTGCCCTTCATCCTGCCTTACTGGGGCGACGTAGACCCTAAACAGCCAGAGAGCGGTCTACTGTGCGACTGA